TGGTCAATATAATTAGCGCCCTGGCTGTTTTTAAGCAGCAGAGCTTTTTTTGCTTTATAGGCAGAGAGGTCAAGCGACAGCGATCTTTCCTGGCCGGAACCGTTTATGCCGGCGATGTACCACTTGTTACCCCATTTACGGGCCAGCACCACAAATTCACCTGGAAAGCCATCGATGAACCGTACATCGTCCCAACCAGTGGGAAGTTGCTGCAAAAACTCCTTTACATAACCAGGCATATGGCTCATACCCACCGGAGTTTCAGCAAAATGCTGGGCGCCTGAAAGGAACAATACCGACAGGGCCAGCTCAAAAGCCGAAGTGGTTTGGCGGTTTATGCGGGGTATTTTATATAAACACATGGGCGTAAAGTCCATGGGGTCAAAAGCATTGCGGGTAAAGGGAAGCATGGCGGCATGGGCCGGTTCTTCATTGGCGGCCGGCTGGCCGAAGGTGATATATTCAAAACCCTTAATAGCTTCTACACTCATTAAATTGGGCCAGGTACGCTGCCAGCCACGGGGCAGGGTGGCGCCATGAAAGTTCACCATTAAATGGTGAGCTTCCGCGTCGTTTAAAATGTCGATATAATACTGCATCATCGACTGGCCATCGCCCCCGAAAAAGTCGATCTTGATGCCGGCCACACCCATTTTCTCCAACCGGCTGAATTCTTTTTCCCGGTCCTCATGCGTAAGCAATTTATTGCGCGGATGGTAGGGCGTCGTATTCCAGCTGCCTGCAGAATTATACCATAACCAAACACCCACCTTCTTTTGTTTGGCGTAATTGATCAGCAATTGAATGCTGTCATAGCCGATCCTGGTATCCCAGTTCACATCAATCAGGCTGTATTGCCAGTGCATATCGGCCGCATAATCAATAAAGCGTTTTTGAACATCGTATACAATGGAATCATCTTTCAACAACGCCCAGCTCCAGGCAGATTTGCCTGCTTTGGCAAAAGAGAAATTCTGCGAGGCAGCCGCAGGTTTGGCCAAATCGGTACCCAGTGAGGATTCAATGATAGTGGCCAGGCTGCCTATAGTTATTATGCGCCAGGGCGAATAAAAGGGCAGGGTAGCCTGTGGTTTTAACCCCTTGCCCGGGATCACTTCCCGCGCATCGGGAAAAGCAATGCGGTAATTGGTGTTTGCCGAATCATTATCCAGCCGGGTGCCACAATAATAACCATCCATTCCCGATTCGGTTATCAGCAGCCAGTGACCGGCTGATTGAAAAAGGGCAGGGTATACCCAACCTGCTTTAAGCGGAGAAGGAGTACCGGCAGCAATGCCCTTTTCGTAATATTCTTCATAACAGGGGTTCACCTGTTCCCAGCCTGATTTGGCTACGCTCATGGGCTGCAGCCAGCCTTTTGCAGCGGCGGGCAGGTGAAAGGATGTATATTCTGTATCTACTTTTTTAGGTTCGGTAGCTGTACCGGGAAAATAATAGCGAAAAGCCACACCGTCGTTCGATACCTGCCAGATGATGTCCAGTAAACCACCGTTCGCATTTTTATACTGAATGATTTGCCGGTTAGCCATGTACGCATTCAACCGGCGTTTGCCGGTTAATAACCGGTAATGGTCTTTTACAATGGAGGGCGGCGTTACGGAGATTTTCACCAATCCTTTTGAGAAATCGCCATCAGGGCGAACCAGGCCCAATTGTGATTGCTCCAGCACCATGCTGTTTTTATATTGAACAGTATAAGAGGGCTTGCCTTCATTATCGAGCGTGCAGGTTACCTGTATTGATTTATCGGGACTGGAAATAGTAACACCTGAAGATTGGGTAAAAGCGGAACTGTAAACAACAAGCAGCGGAATGCACAAGGCAACCAGTTTATTCATGTGGCAAATTCGTTAGTGTGTACAATGGTTATTCAGCGAGCCGAAAATAAGTAAAATAAATGTATGGATGACATTATAGTATTCTATACTGATAATACAACCTCATATAACTTTATTCACCAATGGCTTGCCGGCCTCAAAATCATCAATATTCTGCAGGGTGACCTGGGCGATCTGCGTCAACGCTTCATCGGTAAAAAATCCCTGGTGGCTGGTGACCAGTACATTCGGAAAGCTCATGAGCCGCATAATTGCATCATCTGGAATGATCTCTTCCGACAAATTATGAAAGAACAATTTTTCTTCCTGTTCATACACATCTATGCCCAGGTAACCTATTTGTCCGGTTTTTAAGGCCTCAATGGCTGCGTGGGTATGTATCAGGGCACCCCGGCTGGTATTGATGAGCATTACACCCGGTTTCATTAAGTTAATTGTTTCTGCATTTATGAGGTGCCGGGTTTGTTCGGTAAGCGGGCAATGCAGGGAGATAATATCACATTGGGGCAGCAGCTTAACCAGCGGCAGATAATGAACGCCTTTGGCTTCTATTCCTCTATTCGCCACCAGGTCAAAGGCCAATACCCGGCAACCAAAGCCTTTCATAATGTCACAAAACACTTCCCCTATTTTGCCGGTGCCAATAACTCCCACGGTTTTCCCGTATACATCAAACCCAATGAGTTTATCCAGCGAAAAATTACCTTCCCGTACCCGGTTATAGGCCTTATGGATTTTACGGTTTAAGGTCAGTATAAGGGCTACTGCATGTTCGGCCACCGCATGGGGTGAATAGGCCGGCACCCGCACCACTTTAATAATATGCTTTTGGGCAGCTTCCAGGGCTATGTTATTATAACCTGCACACCGCATGGCAATGAGTTGTATACCCGTTTTAGCCAGCCCTTCCATCACCGTTGCATTTAATTCGTCGTTCACAAAAGCACAAACAGCCTGACAGCCGTCGGCCAGCGCCAC
The Niastella koreensis GR20-10 genome window above contains:
- a CDS encoding glycoside hydrolase family 97 protein gives rise to the protein MNKLVALCIPLLVVYSSAFTQSSGVTISSPDKSIQVTCTLDNEGKPSYTVQYKNSMVLEQSQLGLVRPDGDFSKGLVKISVTPPSIVKDHYRLLTGKRRLNAYMANRQIIQYKNANGGLLDIIWQVSNDGVAFRYYFPGTATEPKKVDTEYTSFHLPAAAKGWLQPMSVAKSGWEQVNPCYEEYYEKGIAAGTPSPLKAGWVYPALFQSAGHWLLITESGMDGYYCGTRLDNDSANTNYRIAFPDAREVIPGKGLKPQATLPFYSPWRIITIGSLATIIESSLGTDLAKPAAASQNFSFAKAGKSAWSWALLKDDSIVYDVQKRFIDYAADMHWQYSLIDVNWDTRIGYDSIQLLINYAKQKKVGVWLWYNSAGSWNTTPYHPRNKLLTHEDREKEFSRLEKMGVAGIKIDFFGGDGQSMMQYYIDILNDAEAHHLMVNFHGATLPRGWQRTWPNLMSVEAIKGFEYITFGQPAANEEPAHAAMLPFTRNAFDPMDFTPMCLYKIPRINRQTTSAFELALSVLFLSGAQHFAETPVGMSHMPGYVKEFLQQLPTGWDDVRFIDGFPGEFVVLARKWGNKWYIAGINGSGQERSLSLDLSAYKAKKALLLKNSQGANYIDQQAVTLLPNKKENITLGAHDGFVMVLE
- a CDS encoding 2-hydroxyacid dehydrogenase → MKIAFFSTQSYDKTYFTRYNTRHELVFFEAPLNEKTVALADGCQAVCAFVNDELNATVMEGLAKTGIQLIAMRCAGYNNIALEAAQKHIIKVVRVPAYSPHAVAEHAVALILTLNRKIHKAYNRVREGNFSLDKLIGFDVYGKTVGVIGTGKIGEVFCDIMKGFGCRVLAFDLVANRGIEAKGVHYLPLVKLLPQCDIISLHCPLTEQTRHLINAETINLMKPGVMLINTSRGALIHTHAAIEALKTGQIGYLGIDVYEQEEKLFFHNLSEEIIPDDAIMRLMSFPNVLVTSHQGFFTDEALTQIAQVTLQNIDDFEAGKPLVNKVI